A segment of the Ipomoea triloba cultivar NCNSP0323 chromosome 1, ASM357664v1 genome:
caaataagtcaaatttaCCGGTAACCAAGAGGTTACCGGTCAAAAATGCCAGAAAACATCACCACCCCGTAAAAGAAGACCAGAATGTGTtggtacaaaaattatgatCAATTTTATGTACTAATATTAGTTTCTATATGTTATAAATGAAGGGAAGAAATATGGTGTTATGTgattaagcaaatggaaaaatgagaatGCATGAGAATGGGATTATGTGGTGATGTGATTATGAGCATAAAAAGAAAGTGGAAGAATGCATATGAACGTGTGAAGATGTGGAGCAaaataaggaaaagaaaaatgaggaaACTGCATGCATATATGAACGCGTATGTACTGCTAGTtcatggaaaatggaaaatgcaAATTGAATGGCAAATGAAAATTGCAAAAGCAAAATAAGTGCGATCATGCTTAGAAAATGGGAAAAGGGAATGTACGTGGGATCATGCTACTTGGGTTGTGAACATGGACTAAAATCAAGGGACACTAATACAAAAAACACATATGTTACACCTATAAAAGTGTTTCCGCTACACCTGTGCAGGTGTAGCGTATGAAGGTGACTGTAAAAGTATAGGTTTTCCACGACACCCGGTAACGGGTGTAGCGAAAATCATACGaatttttttatcttatttttaatacaCACTTTCTGCGACACTCGCTACAGAGCGGGTGTAgcggaaattatttttttaatattatttatatatattatatatatatatatatatatatatatatatatatatatatatatgactttccACTACACCCGCTACAAAGCGGGTGTAgcggaaaatatttttaaaaaaagatatatGACTTTCCACTGCACCCGCTACAGAGCGGGTGTAgcgtaaagttttttttttaaagaaaagaatatatatatatatatatatacacgcgcTCTCTCTCTGATATAATTTCTCcctaataacaataaaatttgtacatcaattgtctaaatttttttttttacacaaacACAATAATGTAATCAAATCTTAATATTTCAAAACACATAAATGAactactttattaattaaaaatcatagTCTGGGACTGGTGTGGCGGAATATTAATAAAACATATTAATATGAAGGTGACTCGTGAAAGAAGAATACACTAGACCTTTATACACTACTCCATCGTACAGTAGTAGAAATAGAGAACTCAGTACAAAGCCTCGTTACTTGTTGGTCTTCATTAGTtcatttgtttaattgtttaaatattaaattattattaattatatgtaggTTGATTGTTTTTAATAATGGTGAATCGTTCAAAGAAGAGCAGTGCAAGTAGGGGTGTAGGAAATCTTGGAGTGAATACGGATGCAAGAAGAGATCCGACTTGGAACCATTGTGTTGAATTCGTTCATGAAGATGGaacaaagaaaaatacattACAAATATGTCATATGTAATTTTTGTCAAAAAGTTATCAAAGGAGGGATATCAAGGTCTAAACATCATCTTGCCGGTACAAATAGAAATGCTAAACCGTGTGCTATTGTACCGGAAGAAATTAAGCAACAATATGTtgatattttaaacaaattggCAAGTAGAAAGAATTTAGCACAAATGGAGTTTGAGCAATGTGTTGAAGTTGGCTCATATTTTGGTAGTTGGAGGGAAGGTGAGAATCAAGACAAGGTTGCTTCCGGTGGTTCTATTTTTAATAGAGGTATCCGGGGGCCTATGAATAGATATATGGTGAAAGGGAATGCTAGTGGTGATCAAACAACCACTATTACACCACCTCAAAATGCAAAAGAACTATGCCAACAAGTTTGTTTAGATATTGGGAggtttttttatgaaaatgcaATACCTTTCAATGTGGCAATGAGTCCTTCATTTGTTAACATGCTTCGGTCAGTTGGTTCATATGGTCGGGGACTTAAGCCTCCTAGAAGGTATGAGCTTAGGACGTGAATTTTGAAGGAAAAGTTTAAGACAACCGAAGGATTTGTTAATGACATTAAGAGTACATGGCCATTAACTGGAGTTTCAATCATGTTTGATGGTTGACAAGATGTTAGACATAGGTGTCTAATCAATTTCCTTGTTAATAATCTTAGTGGCACAGTTTTTCTAAAATGCGTTGATGCTTCTGAACATGTTAAGGATGTTAAGTTGTTGTTTCGGTTGCTTGATGAAGTTGTTGAGGAAGTAGGAGAAGAACTTGTGGTTCAAGTGATAACTGATAATGCAAGCAACTACCGGGCATCGGGGTTAATACTTATGGAGAAGAGAAAACATTTATACTGGACTCCATGTGCTGCACATTATCTTGATCTAATGCTAGAGAAGATTTGAGATTTGCCACAAGCCCACAACACAAAAATGCTTTGATCAAGGCAAAGAAAGTGAGCAATTACATTTATAATCACTCTTGGGTCTTGAGCTTGAAGAGGCAATTCACGAATAGAGAGCTTATTAGGCCGACTGCCACTAGATTTGCCACGACATATTTGACCTTGCAAAGCATTTACCAGTACAGTTGAGGCAACCATTGGAAGCTATGTTCACTTCTGAAAAGTGGACAAATAGTACATTGGTTGAAGTGTTGAGGCTAGAAGATAGAGACAAAGAGCTTGCTTTGAGTTTTCTTTATAATGCTATTGATGAGGCCAAAGAAAAGATAACAAAAAAACTTgggtaaagaagaaaaagattgcaaggagataTGGGAGATCATTgatgaaaaatggaattttcaTATGCACCGGCATTTGCATGCAGCTGCCTACTATCTAAATCCCCGTTGCCATTATTCTCCTGATTTTTCTACACATCTAGGGGTCAAGCTTGGCTTATTCCATTGTTTAGACAAGCTCATACTCAATAGAGATGACATGGAGAAAGCCGACCTACAATGTAGTGCTTTCTACCGTCGAGAAAGATTTTTTGGATTGGCTCAAACTAAGAACACTGTCCACAAAAGAACTCCTGGTAAGTTAAAGTTTAAATCCTtacttaaatagttaaatatgaATGTTACTTAATTGTAGTCAATTCAAAtacttaatagttaatattattattatttttagttgaatGGTGGACTCAATATGGAGATGGGACTCCCGAGCTTCAAAAGTTTGCAATTAAAATACTAGCTAGGTCTCACTTGTTCTTCATCTGGATGCGAGCGCAATTGAAGTGCATTCAATCAAGTGCACACCAAAAGAAGAAATCACTTGACCAATACAAGGATGAATGCTTTGGTTTATATTCTATACAACAAGAAGTTGAAGGATAGACACTTGAAGTTGAAATCCTTAATAAATGATGAAGATAGCTTGTTGATTGATGAGTTGCCATCGGATGATAAATTGCTTGTGGgtgaaaatgatgaagatgCTCCCCATCTAAGTGTAGATGattttgatgttgatgtttttaaGGGAGAGCCATCACAAGGAACTCAACCAATTGCATCCTCAAGCAAGAAGGCTAGTGCTAGTACTAGTAAGGGAAAGGAAAAGTTGAGGCAAATTGATAAAGATGAAGATGAATAGGAAGATATTGATCATGATGGTGGAAGTAGAAATAAAGATGATGAGGCTATAGAATACAATGATTCTTCAGATAAAGTTTCATTGTGATTTATGATGTGTTTAGTTGTTTATGACTTTAATATTGAATTGTTATGTGCTTGTTTACTTTAGACTTATATTATGTGCTTGTTTACTTTAGACTTGTTTACTTTAGACTTATATTATGTGCTTGTTTACTTTAGACTTATATTATGTTTGGTGTTATGTGACTTATTTTCTTGAGATTTTAATATTGGATTGTTATGTGCTTCTTTACTTTAGACTTATGAATACTGTTTACAGCTTATTAATATATTCTGTATAAAAGTTGAGGCTTACGCTCGCCTCAAATTACAAAACGTCTCAAGGTATGCCTCCGCCTTTTAAAACCTTGAAAAGCACtaatcaaaacttaaaaatcagattaccaataagatggaatgatacccgtttttaattagagaatgtgtttttaattgaataggtaacaaatttcataattgtattctaaaaagttgtcaaccaaacaataacaataattttgatTCACATTCCTAGTaggtaaacccatgaaccaaacacacccccaACACCTTCGGGTAGTGAATGCAGgttccctcgtcacccaaaaaaaaaaaaacctaacctGAACTCAATGTTGCAGACAATGCACATCATGCTGAATCCACCTGATTAGCTAAACAAAATGGGGTTTCGCAGATTCAACCTCATCCCACATTGCATATAATCCATATATCATCAGTGCTGAATATATGCCTCTGATCTCCACCATAAACATCAGAGCAATTTGCATCAATCCCTCATTTACCATAGTATCAACAATTCAGATATTGGCACTAAACAAAAGATTTTGTTGTAGTAGCCAGAAAGTTCAGACATGTGCAAAATGCAAGTTCCATTGCTCAAAAAACCTCAGAAGTGCATCACATAAGCATAAGAAATCCCATATCCTGCAATACTCACACAAAGCTACCTACTAAATATTTCCAATTAAGACGGTCCAAGGCACAAAGATTTTACAACAttaatcatatattcatatccaTTCTTAAAGCATATACACTAATACACTAAGAACTGGAACAAACAAGATGCCAATTAACCATTCATTCAACCAATGGAAAGAAACACATTCACATAAGCTGATAAGATAGTTGGTGTTTGGCCTTTCTTAGTTTCTGACAGAAATGGATATGTTACACATGAGCTGCACATATATTACACTTATTGCAGTtcatttgtgtgtgtgtgtgtttttcctGTGAAACTAATAATTTTGACATCATAACTCTATATCCATTTCaaccaaatataataaaataaaataattgtagtaAACAGAAAGTTCAGGAATGTGCAAAATGCTTGTTCCATTGCTCAAAAAACCTCACAAGTACATCACATAAGCATAAAAAATCTATATCCTACAATATTCACAGAAAGACACCTACTAAATATGTCAATTAAGACAAGGTCCAAGGCACAAAGATTTTACAACATTAATCATATCCATTCTGTGCATTCTTAAAGCATATACACTATGAACTTGAACAAACAAGATTCCTATTATCAATTCATTAACTAAGGAGAATCACATTTACATAAGCTTATAGATCTTTAGAAGGGTGGATAAAGAGGTAAACTCATCTAAAACCCAGACTGTTTGATCAACTAAAAGTCTGCTATCCAAAGACAAAATTTTGCTTTTTTTCCGCCTTTGACAGTACGTGAAATCCGCCTTCCTTAAAAGCTGCACTCTATCTGAAATAGTAAAGAGAGTTATGGTGACAACATGGACAAATTTGTGTAAAATAATGTGCATGTGTATAAAACACAAgttatatatagacacacataaCCATTTCTTATTTTCCTAATTAATGGCAAAGAGGTCAACTCATAAAGTGGACTGGTGGCATGCCGACACAAGTTAAATTCCAACCTAAGGTAACATCCATATCAGCCACATTGTAGGTGATTGTAATGAATCAATTGTAATCTTTAAGCAATTATATCGCGTACTATCAATAATGAGATTTATCAATGGGTAGTGACAAATAAAACTGATAATAAGTTGGAAAAACATGAATAGAGTGTATATATCTACTATTGCAGTATTATAAAACATGAATAACaccatttttaaataaataaataaatcttgaGATCTTGACACTTAAAACAGACAAATTTAGAATACATGATACAAAAGTGCGCacaatggggaaaaaaaaaagattttcacATGATAAATACCTTTAAATTGACAGTTCAAGAGCATGTACATTCATATGTTGGATGCATATATGCAGCAACTAGTTGTCTTCTCACATGAACCCATTTGGGTGACAAAGGTGCATcagatttaaataaagaaatctAAAGTTACCCATTTGGGTGGCAAAGGTGCATcagatttaaataaagaaatctAAAGTTATTGATGAACTTAAAACCCTAGACATGCTGacaaattatttttcttgtaattACACAACTTATGAGCTATGTAAAATGGGCAAATGGCCTATTCATCCACCAGAGAAATCACAAGTCAATATaacaaggcaaaaacttgtgtgaaaccgtctcaagttccttatccgtgagacgagtcgggtcaagatgaaatataatacttatactagcaaatgcaatactaaatcaagaataaaatgtttattacttatataggaaaatgtaatacttttgaaaaaaaaaatgtaatacttttatattttgatgtaaaagtattacatttttcatcaaaagtattacattttcctttataagtgcaacattacttataagggaaaatataatacttttgatgaaaaaagtaatacttttatatcaaaatacaaaagtattgcatttgtcctcaaaagtattacgttttcccttataagtaacaaatattttattcctaatttaatattacatttgctactataagtattacatttgcatattgacccaacccgtgagatggtctcacacaagtgtgacccatataacaaagcaataaagaaataatctttgtttttttatttttaataaataacaagcCATAATGAAAAGGCAATTAGGCAACAGTGTCATCTACCCAACAGACTGAACAGAGTAATTAGCTGGTACTACTACAGAGGTAAAGAATAAACATAGAGAAACATAGAGAAGGGGCAATGGTGGACCAAAAACAAGTTGAGAATATATTCATTACACACTATGGCATCTGCAAGCAAAAAGCCATGGCATGCAAATTACAGACAACTGTTTTAGATTGTATGTAAGAAAAATCTAATCAAGAATCCATCAATGCTAAAGGCACAGAAATGGCTGCCATATACTGCAGTCACAATATTCACATTTTCGCACTTTCAACACAGGCCAAGGGAAATGCACAGCACATGCACAGGAAATGCTCATAAATGTATTAGCATAATGGAGCCGCAATTGGCATCCCATGCACACAAATTTAGAGCATAATTATAGATATAACACTTATTCACCAATGAAAAGAGCTATACCCTCCAAGTCCATCTAACAGGGTATCCATATCCTAGGGTTGAACATTCAAAAGGAGTTCATTTCAAGACAATATGTCCTCCTCTTCATTAGCATCCTCACTGCTGTCCCATAAGGCTGCTCAAACAACGAGGCAACCGAATTTTCATCGGACCCAACCACATCTCTCCTGGGTTGTTCACTAGGCCTGATCACCACCATGCTTGCCCCTTTCAACACTGTCCCATCTGGTAACTCCAAATGAGGGGCATACCATAACCGCATATTAAGAGCTGGAACCATAGTCCTCTTTGAGGCCGCCGAGGCCAACAGCGGCTTCACCCTTAGCTCCTCCAGCTGCTCCCTGTTCATAGAAAGAATACCTTGCCCACTAGCATCAGTCAAAACCAATCTATCCAGAGTCTTGTGCTCTGCAATTATCGGCTGCAGCAAATAATGCCTAGCAGAAGCTGCAATTAGTGAGCTTATTGTCCACACCACGCGCATCTTCAAACCCCCATTCGTGTGAAACTCGTTCTCGCCATTTCCATCAATGGCCGCGTTATTATTGACCGGAGCCTGCTCAGAAAGGGCAGCAATAGGAATGCTAATACTAGCATCGTTACCTTCCAATTTTAATGGCGGAATCAACTTTGCGGCACCCAGGATAGCGCAATTTTCAAGGGTGGACCCGAAATCGGCCCTCCATTTCAGCAAAACCCCATCTTCAATTCCGAGCTCCCCGCTCGGCAATTCAATCTGCAGGAACTTGATCTCGCTAAAATTCTTCAATACCTGGCTGGGGGAGTGGTGAGTCACGTCGTCCCGATCAAAATCATCATCGCCGAGAGCCGACGAAACCGCGTCACATCGAGCGGAAGTGGCGATGAACTGCGAGAAAGACTGAAGAGGCTTCAGGAGCCCCGAGAAGGCGAGACGCAGGAGCGAGGAAACGGAGTGGCGAGACCTGCGAGCAGCGCCATCGTCAGCCGACGCCGACGAAGAGGCATCGTCGTCGGAGATAACGCAGTCTACCTTAACGACGACGTTTTCCACCTGGGGTACTAGGGCGTGAAAACGCTTCGAAACGACGCAGCAGCGGCCGAGAGCCTTTACATCGCCGATCCTATTGAAGACGAGTACGACAAGCGAGTCCGGCAGGCAGTCGAAGTGGTCTACCGGCTCCGGCGACACTCTGCAACTCAGATCTGGCCTTGTAGAACCCATCTTGATCACAAATTCAGACATGAATACACGCTGAATTCACACTCTATGCATACAGAAGTGGGGATGAGGATTTATTGATCTGATAAGTAAGAAGGGTTTCAAAATTGAGAAAGATATAGCGAAGAGGGAGAATTACGGTGGCGGTGGGGGTAACGACTGCGTGAGTTTCTCCTTTTTCTCCCAAAAATGGAATCTTCAACCCGACCATACGAGAAGATGTAAATTAGGATAACTCAATTACTCAAACAACAGGATTAAATGTTTGTGCATGCAAAAGAAGTGTTCATTTTAAGCATAATTAGTCCACTCTAAGTATtcttttggtaaatttacacgTCTTTCTCTCCGGGGCTGGCCCAGGGGAATCGTCACTCGTGGGAATTGAACCCAGCTCACTTGCTACTTAAGCTACCCCATTGGATTAGTCCACTCTAAATATAATTCCACATTATCTGTCAAAATTCAAACCTTGGTCactttttttcaaatattactTACTAAATCAGTGAACTAAGCATAAGTTTCTCCTTTTAATGTTTGTAAAGACAAAGAAATGGAGGATAAGGATGAAAAATACTTCAAATACTCCTAACAACTTAATTTCAACTTTTATTTCtacttgtgttcaaatttaattggaggaagaaaagaaagaatggATAAATATCATACCCCTTATTAAACTAAGCAATCAAAACATACCAAattatcttttcaaaaaaaaaaaaaacataccaaATTATAGGGAGTAAAAAGTATGAGTATGATTTGAAAGTACATGTAAAATTACTTGATGAGGATATATATGGGTGTGATGAGCGAACCCCGACAATTTCACAAACCTAACTTGTTcaaattttgtttcaaattattattattattattattattatttataatattaataatgatcCTCTAATTATTgtggtgtttttattttaaattttgatcgAAAATAGGAGCGACATTGGTTCAATATAATGAGGTGTAATGGCGTAGCTCAAAGTTAGGGAAATAAGAAGGGTGGCAACGGGAATTTAATGGCATTGGTTAGGACTTAGGAAGACTCGTGGCTCAAGAGATGATGGTTATTGATGAATAcattttgaataatattgatattatttaacattttaattaaataatattaaaagagtttaaatatatcaaaatttttcttATCTTATAAACTATAAATAAGAGCTCTTAGAGCATGAAATTATTAGACATAATCTTTACCCTAAAATCCACTtacatcaattaattaattgcatCAAAGTTGGCCACCAATATTACAAtcaattaacaaaatacaatTGAAAGATAAAATTTAACTTGATTGGCTAATTAAATATTACTACAAGAACTTCATGGCAaattcttcatatatatatatatatatatatatccctgtaATAAGAACACTCATAAAGGCATTAACAACAATTAACTTTTTTTGAAGGCTAACAACAATTAACTTAGTTGTCATATAGACACAAATATTCAGCAATTAACATACAGTAAATGGAAACAAGAATTCAATAGCTTTCCTTTGCAATTTGATGATCCACTGCCACTGAGCCAAATTCCTTTGCTTCGATCACTTCAACTAAGCACTTGTATAGCACAGCTATGGAAGGATTAAGAAAGGGCATCCGAATCTTCTCTTCTCAATTGTTTTCTGGGAtctttaatttttctcaaaatattttatattcttgTTACAATCTGTATGTAGAGTGTTCTACCCCTCCAGCATTAGCAATATGCAATCCGGCCTGTATTTATAGTGCTATTGCTCAACtaattttacactttttttGCTTATAATTCAAATTTGAGCTCCTCTAATTTTTCCTCGATCACATTAGACTAGGAACCATCCCCAACTCTTTGAATTAGAACCACTTCCATACGTTCTATACTTGCTGAAAGAGAACTATAGAGCATTTATTATGCAAAGACCTATTGCAATCATAGCTTGGTAATTGTAtctattttgattattatattctCGAATGCAAATTATAAGGGCTAAAAAAATTAAGGTGTAGGATTCTCTAAAAGTGAATTGAATgtctccaaacttttaaagttcataaaaatctttaaaagtttataaaagtcatgattgaatacacccccttaatattatttttcatggGCTAAAAGGGCACCAACGGCTCAACATATAATTTATCAGTTATGTATTTATTACCTAAATTGCCCTCATTACCCAGTTTCATGATAGACTTGGTCtgataaaatcatcaaagtggAAAACTACAAGATTATTAGAAATATTTTagagttataattttttattttgagaagactttttatattttaataatttctttcccagtaatattagtattaaataaaataatagaaacgATAAATGTTGTGCGTTTTAGCTTACGACATACAATATTCTCACCACTATGAAATTAATCTAGATTTCATACATCATTTATAAGAGTTTTAGAATTTTTAACCTTGTAATAACATCATTTACTAACTACTCCAAGCtgttaagtgtttttttttcctttcattcAACCCAATACGAAGGAAGTTTTAATTATCGTGCAATATTACTAAGGGTCCTCTAAGGGGCAAGGGCCTAATCTTCTTGTTAACATGCAATAAATGCTCTTAACTTCTTTACATTTTTGTTGTGTAAATacagaattaaaaaattaatgatctcgctcaattaaaatgtaatctaaaattttaaagatttaGAATTTGTAAATGCACAAGAAATTAAGTACAATTTACGAGTTATTATATAAAACAGCATTAATAActtagtgtttaaaaaaaaagtaaaataaaaaagaatttgcAAGTGTGTATAGGAAAGTAAGCAGAATATACAAGTTATAATTGTAACTTATTACACCAAGACATTATCTATTCACGTTAGGCCCTTGCTAACATCGATTcttgtataatttttattttagtttaagTTAATACACTTTGGTTCTTCAATTGTtcctaaattataaatttaatccaTTCTTTTCAATTGTTCCTAAGTAATAAATTCAGTTCATCAACTAACTAAGGCATCAATATCTATTTGTATCTAAAATTTTATGAGAACATATGTATAATTTTCAATCTATTTGctattttcacataataatacactaaatacAAATGGGAGCTTGAGTCTCAAATAATTAAGgaactaaatttacaattcctataattaacaattaaaaattatatttgtaaaaattaaaagagaccAACAAGGTTTATAATTTGGAATTAAGAGATAAATAATTGTAGTTTCTTTcctttaaaaattgtatttttattttattttattagataataCTATGATAGAGATGTTTTAGACAATTGGGGAGAATTCTCAATGTCCATTGACTTAGCGCCTGTTTACTCAAAGATTCAAACTAAATCTTTGAAAAATCAAATGATTAATCACTGGACCATATACAAGACCAGGACACTATAGATTTATATACTCCAATCAAATACTTTGTCAACATTTGCctctttttttataaaattttaattgaatggAGATAAAgacttatttaataaataactttttttaaattgattaatcaatTACCTAGCTACACCAGGCATAAGTAATCAATCATTGCTTCAAATATTATTCAATAAACTGCCCAATTATTACAAACTCTATATGACTTCAAAGTGACAACCTAGGTTCCTTCTTTGTATCTTTTTAGgatattttaaatcttaatttgGTTATAAGTGTCTAAACCTAGTCACTAATAGTCTTTATAGTCTTCATAATCATAAGTATCATTTGGGTGGGAGGAGGGAGGAAAGCTAAGCAATCCAATGTATATTACAATTTCTATCTAAACTAAAAGTGACTTTTAATGttattcatcatcattattcaAAAATAGTACAAAGTCATCCCATTTTGGATAGCTTTAATGCCTACATAAGGcaaattattagtattattaagaAAATAACAATACAATATTTATGCTCTAAAGGATTTAGGAGGTTTGGGCTAAAAGAGTCTAGGTGGATCGGAGGTTGGACGGATATATAAGTTTGAACGAGTGATGCATGTCGGAGCATAGCCCGTGCAGGGGTCGCGTGTGTGGAGTGTAGCGATATGATCACTTGCACAGGTCGTGTGTTGTGCATAGCAGCTCCGTTGAGGATTGTGTGTTGTGCAAAAGACGCGCAAGGATCGAGTGTTGTGCACAACGATCCCTACACGATGATCATGTGTAGGGTGTAGATAGCTTGTGTGTGTGAGGTGTGCACTCATGCAATCATGGGAGATGTACGTATAACGTGGGTGAGTAATTTGTAGTCAAGACCATTATATTTTGTAAGCAATGCAGGAGACACGTCCTACAATACAATGATTAACAATGAGATTGAAAGAGTGCAAGCCACCTAAAATCTAGTTATTTGAATCTTATGTTCCTATCATCCCACGCTTTatttttccagttttgtggggGATAGGGACAAAAGAACATCACTATTATAATCTACATAAcacaagtaatatatatatcattaagaaaaaaatatatat
Coding sequences within it:
- the LOC116033201 gene encoding F-box protein At4g18380-like → MSEFVIKMGSTRPDLSCRVSPEPVDHFDCLPDSLVVLVFNRIGDVKALGRCCVVSKRFHALVPQVENVVVKVDCVISDDDASSSASADDGAARRSRHSVSSLLRLAFSGLLKPLQSFSQFIATSARCDAVSSALGDDDFDRDDVTHHSPSQVLKNFSEIKFLQIELPSGELGIEDGVLLKWRADFGSTLENCAILGAAKLIPPLKLEGNDASISIPIAALSEQAPVNNNAAIDGNGENEFHTNGGLKMRVVWTISSLIAASARHYLLQPIIAEHKTLDRLVLTDASGQGILSMNREQLEELRVKPLLASAASKRTMVPALNMRLWYAPHLELPDGTVLKGASMVVIRPSEQPRRDVVGSDENSVASLFEQPYGTAVRMLMKRRTYCLEMNSF